Proteins encoded together in one Microbacterium sp. LWO12-1.2 window:
- the pgsA gene encoding CDP-diacylglycerol--glycerol-3-phosphate 3-phosphatidyltransferase translates to MAIPRQLPNAITIARIPLAVVFFVLLLLGGTYGIPDLALRWTAAVLFIVAISTDWVDGYLARKYDIVSDFGKLWDPIADKLLTGAGFIGLAVLGELGEFGWWFVVIILVREWGITIHRFMVAKQHIVAAAWMGKLKTAVQGVALSWALLPLHVLIGLDIWVLITAVLMAAVLVLTVASGVDYIVAQVRGGRQDQQTS, encoded by the coding sequence ATGGCGATTCCCCGGCAGCTGCCGAACGCGATCACGATCGCCCGCATCCCCCTTGCGGTCGTCTTCTTCGTCCTGCTCCTTCTCGGCGGCACGTACGGCATCCCCGATCTCGCCCTTCGGTGGACGGCGGCGGTCCTCTTCATCGTCGCGATCTCGACCGACTGGGTCGACGGCTACCTGGCGCGCAAGTACGACATCGTCAGCGACTTCGGCAAGCTGTGGGACCCGATCGCCGACAAGCTGCTCACCGGTGCCGGATTCATCGGCCTCGCGGTGCTCGGCGAGCTCGGTGAGTTCGGCTGGTGGTTCGTCGTGATCATCCTCGTCCGGGAGTGGGGCATCACGATCCATCGCTTCATGGTGGCGAAACAGCACATCGTCGCCGCAGCGTGGATGGGCAAGCTCAAGACCGCGGTGCAGGGCGTCGCGCTGTCGTGGGCGCTGCTCCCGCTGCACGTGCTGATCGGCCTCGACATCTGGGTTCTCATCACGGCGGTGCTGATGGCCGCCGTGCTGGTCCTGACGGTGGCCAGCGGTGTCGACTACATCGTCGCGCAGGTCCGCGGTGGTCGCCAGGACCAGCAGACCTCATGA
- a CDS encoding CinA family protein, whose amino-acid sequence MTTANAAALLEVLRARALSLGVAESLTGGAIAAEIVSVPGASDVFRGGIVAYATPVKHTLLGVDAELLEEHGPVHPQVALQMADGVRRALSVAGFPADVGIATTGIAGPDSPDGQPVGTVHIGVVAPGSRSPECSSSRGTGRPFASSRSTPRSRPRWPCSGNSSHRIAVVDGVRLTPRPLSRSFTTKPQRETVDLMESGRVRLAIPRRIPGMAMERGF is encoded by the coding sequence ATGACGACGGCGAACGCCGCTGCGCTTCTCGAGGTGCTGCGGGCGCGCGCGCTGAGTCTCGGCGTCGCCGAGTCCCTGACGGGTGGCGCGATCGCGGCGGAGATCGTGTCCGTGCCCGGCGCTTCCGATGTCTTCCGCGGAGGCATCGTGGCCTACGCCACTCCGGTCAAGCACACGCTGCTCGGGGTCGACGCCGAGCTGCTCGAGGAGCATGGACCGGTGCATCCCCAAGTGGCGCTGCAGATGGCTGACGGCGTGCGTCGTGCGCTCTCGGTCGCAGGGTTTCCGGCGGACGTCGGCATCGCGACCACCGGTATCGCCGGACCGGATTCGCCGGACGGTCAACCGGTGGGTACGGTGCACATCGGCGTCGTCGCTCCGGGATCAAGATCTCCCGAATGTTCGTCTTCGAGGGGGACCGGGCGGCCGTTCGCCAGCAGTCGGTCGACGCCGCGCTCTCGTCCGCGTTGGCCGTGCTCCGGGAATAGCAGTCATCGGATCGCTGTTGTCGATGGTGTGCGGCTCACACCACGTCCCTTGTCAAGGTCCTTCACAACGAAACCACAGCGAGAAACAGTAGATTTAATGGAGTCAGGTCGGGTTAGACTGGCGATCCCTCGGAGGATTCCGGGGATGGCGATGGAGAGGGGGTTCTGA
- a CDS encoding DUF3046 domain-containing protein: MRRSEFLRAVEGEFSGRASSLLNDLVLTALGGRTALEALDLGLPPRDIWLALCEEMDVPPERRYGAGRLEPRKR, encoded by the coding sequence ATGCGTCGCAGTGAGTTTCTTCGCGCCGTCGAAGGCGAGTTCTCGGGGCGCGCTTCGTCGTTGCTGAACGATCTGGTGCTCACCGCTCTCGGTGGCCGGACGGCCCTGGAAGCGCTCGATCTGGGGCTGCCACCGCGTGACATCTGGCTCGCTCTTTGCGAGGAGATGGATGTGCCGCCGGAGCGCCGCTACGGCGCCGGCCGTCTGGAGCCGCGCAAGCGCTGA
- a CDS encoding regulatory protein RecX, with amino-acid sequence MIGENGGEAGGIVDRLAPVIPLFGAKRASEASSGGRDQGAPSDRHPARGTAERHTAPRLRALHPHADSGEGTSDAEGAESQTPDPEETRKVAEEALVRKLRTRSLSVSESRIVLKGYSLESSQIDDVIDDFCRRGYLDDAILAGHLVISGVERKGLGRVALSRALAQRGIPRDVIAAALDEVPDDDDERALDFARTKARSLSRLDHDTALRRLVGQLSRRGYNGSVAMKAARTALTEASFGQPSSGVRFVDSD; translated from the coding sequence ATGATCGGTGAGAACGGGGGCGAAGCGGGCGGAATCGTGGATCGTCTCGCCCCCGTCATTCCGCTCTTCGGCGCGAAGAGAGCGTCGGAGGCGTCTTCCGGAGGGCGAGACCAGGGCGCGCCGAGCGATCGGCATCCCGCTCGCGGCACCGCAGAGCGGCACACGGCTCCGCGTCTGCGGGCATTGCACCCACACGCGGATTCGGGAGAGGGAACATCCGACGCCGAGGGTGCGGAGAGTCAGACCCCTGATCCTGAGGAGACCCGGAAGGTCGCCGAGGAGGCGCTGGTTCGAAAACTGCGCACCAGATCGCTCTCGGTCTCCGAGTCCCGAATTGTGCTGAAGGGATATTCGCTCGAGTCTTCGCAGATCGACGACGTGATCGACGACTTCTGCCGGCGCGGGTACCTGGATGATGCGATCCTCGCCGGACACCTCGTCATCTCCGGTGTCGAACGGAAAGGATTGGGGCGGGTGGCGCTGTCTCGAGCACTCGCGCAACGGGGCATCCCGCGCGACGTCATCGCAGCGGCGCTCGACGAGGTTCCAGACGATGACGACGAACGCGCGTTGGACTTCGCCCGTACGAAGGCGCGGTCATTGTCGCGCCTCGATCATGACACCGCCCTTCGCCGGCTCGTCGGGCAGCTGTCCCGGCGGGGGTACAACGGCTCGGTCGCGATGAAGGCCGCACGCACCGCGCTGACCGAGGCGTCGTTCGGGCAGCCCTCCTCCGGTGTGCGGTTCGTGGATTCGGACTGA
- a CDS encoding helix-turn-helix domain-containing protein has translation MILVRQEIGDVLRDFRLQKGRTLRQVAGKASVALGYLSEVERGQKEASSEILASVADALDVPISTIMREVGDRISVLEGIQVFPDVVPDDLVASIEPQLSLH, from the coding sequence ATGATTCTTGTTCGACAGGAAATCGGCGATGTGCTCAGGGACTTCCGCCTGCAGAAGGGCCGTACCCTTCGTCAGGTAGCGGGCAAAGCCTCGGTAGCACTCGGTTACCTCAGTGAGGTCGAGCGCGGGCAGAAAGAGGCGTCCAGCGAGATCCTCGCGTCCGTCGCCGATGCACTCGATGTGCCTATCTCGACGATCATGCGCGAAGTAGGCGATCGCATCTCGGTCCTTGAGGGAATCCAGGTCTTCCCGGACGTCGTCCCGGACGACCTCGTTGCATCGATCGAGCCGCAGCTCTCCCTCCACTGA
- the recA gene encoding recombinase RecA: MPSPADREKSLETALAQIDRQFGKGSVMRLGSDDRAPVAVIPTGSIALDVALGVGGLPRGRIVEIYGPESSGKTTLTLHAIANAQRAGGIAAFIDAEHALDPDYAAKLGVDIDALLVSQPDTGEQALEIADMLVRSGAIDLIVIDSVAALVPRAEIEGEMGDSHVGLQARLMSQALRKLTGGLNQTNTTMIFINQLREKIGVFFGSPETTAGGKALKFYASVRLDIRRIETLKDGTDAVGNRTRVKVVKNKMAPPFKQAEFDILYGIGISREGSLIDFGVEHGIVKKSGSWYTYDGDQLGQGKENARTFLLKNPDIALAIETQIKQKLGIGAAAPAAAAAADELAERRPA, from the coding sequence ATGCCATCACCCGCCGACCGCGAGAAGTCCCTGGAAACAGCCCTCGCTCAGATCGACCGGCAGTTCGGAAAGGGCTCGGTCATGCGGCTGGGCAGCGATGACCGCGCACCCGTCGCCGTCATCCCCACCGGCTCCATCGCCCTCGACGTCGCCCTCGGAGTGGGCGGCCTTCCGCGTGGCCGCATCGTCGAGATCTACGGCCCTGAGTCGTCCGGTAAGACGACGCTCACGCTGCACGCGATCGCCAACGCGCAGCGCGCAGGCGGCATCGCCGCCTTCATCGACGCCGAGCACGCGCTCGACCCCGACTACGCGGCGAAGCTCGGCGTCGACATCGATGCCCTTCTCGTCTCGCAGCCCGACACCGGAGAGCAGGCGCTCGAGATCGCCGACATGCTCGTGCGTTCCGGCGCCATCGACCTCATCGTCATCGACTCCGTGGCGGCGCTTGTGCCTCGTGCCGAGATCGAGGGTGAGATGGGCGACTCGCACGTGGGTCTGCAGGCTCGCCTCATGTCGCAGGCGCTGCGCAAGCTCACCGGTGGCCTGAACCAGACCAACACCACCATGATCTTCATCAACCAGCTGCGTGAGAAGATCGGCGTCTTCTTCGGATCGCCGGAGACGACTGCCGGCGGCAAGGCGCTGAAGTTCTACGCATCGGTGCGGCTCGACATCCGTCGTATCGAGACTCTGAAGGACGGCACCGACGCTGTCGGAAACCGCACCAGGGTCAAGGTCGTGAAGAACAAGATGGCTCCGCCGTTCAAGCAGGCCGAGTTCGACATCCTGTACGGCATCGGCATTTCCCGTGAGGGAAGCCTGATCGACTTCGGCGTCGAGCACGGCATCGTGAAGAAGTCGGGCTCCTGGTACACATACGACGGCGACCAGCTCGGTCAGGGCAAGGAGAATGCGCGCACGTTCCTCCTCAAGAACCCTGACATCGCTCTGGCGATCGAGACTCAGATCAAGCAGAAGCTCGGTATCGGTGCGGCGGCGCCGGCGGCTGCTGCTGCGGCAGACGAGCTCGCAGAGCGTCGACCGGCCTGA